From the genome of Branchiostoma floridae strain S238N-H82 chromosome 8, Bfl_VNyyK, whole genome shotgun sequence:
GTCACAACAAGACGCAGGAGCTAAAAATACTCATTGTAGTTGAGAGTTATTGCCGGCGTATTCTATAGAAAGACATGGGGTGCATACAGAACGAGCCTAAATGGCCAGACTGTAATGATATCAGTGGTAATGGGACGTCGGTGGCATATAAAAAGGAATAACCATGACTCAGTGGAGCACGTAACAGTTGGCCAAGATTGCACCAATTTACCATGATAACAATCGTCCCAGAGTGGCGTTACTACCGTGTAGTCTAGTGTCTGCCTGACGGGTCAAGCCTGAGTGCCGCACATATACGTCTATGCCATACGCTTTTCTATATAGTATGCTATGATTATCATAATCAAGTGGCGCATTCAACATGTCATTCAACACAGTCAGACAATTCTAATAGcttaaaacatgtttatttggacctttatttattcacctGCAGGCAGCTTTTCATTGCGGCCATGAGGCAGGTCAGGTTCAGATAAAATATAGCAGAGATACAGGTTACATCGAGTCctatctatcaacatatatcactaacgttacatgtacatggtacaaattaTCCACACAGGGACAGAAATGCAGTAGAATCTTAACCGTCCGTGTTCTACTTTTTTCACTTCACCGTAACCTCACTGACGTGTGCTTATTACGTGAGCTTGCATATAAGACAAAAACATCAAGTGGCCATTGCTATATCGTTGGTTTTAAGAGATTATGAGATAAATTGTTCATCTAATCAAACAGATAGTATCATATTAATCAGGAATGGGAATCAAACTGTCTCTCGTGATCATGAGGTTGTTTAATGATGGGTGGAGAATCAGCCTGAGATCCCGAAATCTCCCGTTTGGCCAGGTACTTTTCCATGTTGCAGAGCCGTCACGTCAAGAGGGTAAATGAGCAAACTGGAATCAGACAGGTTTATGGAAAGGGATTTGGCAAGGTACGAGCCGCTTAACAAGGCTATTTCCGCGCATCCCTCAGCAGGTACATTCTTTACTGACGGTTAACATCTTTCACAAGCGGTCGCTCTCGTTCGTAATGGCCCAGCAAACTGTGAGAAAAAATGGTGATGATCCTGCCAAAAATGAAGGTAAGTCCGTGTTGGTCTTTGATGTATTTTCAAATGCTGCGCAGTGCTTCATTACCTCTGGGGTAAATCAAGTGATGCGCCAGGTGAAAATAAAGGTGCCCTTTTGAAAAGTCGCATCTTAATTCTGGGGATGGCGCCAGGAAGTTATCACGTCAAGGTGACAGCGTCTTCCCATGTGACCAAGATAAGTGGGACAGAATTCCCTCTTAGAACCAACCAAACTGCACTTAAGTCTTCGACTCAGAATTGAAAATGAGGCCAGGGATGTTCAAGGCTTCCTTGATATCGTAGGTGTAATAGATACTGTCAATGAAGAGTATATGCATAGATATTAATGAATAGATTCATGTCATTGTGCTATCTGTGGGTACTCACGACCATGGCACAACATTCTACAATATTCTTACATGTATAGATTTATATTCATACCAAACACTTCATTATTAGGAATGTTCAAAGCATTCCGTTGCAAAGTATGCCTTTATCACTCGTGCATACAAATTATGACACCGGGTCTGCTACATGCTACACAATAAGTAAGATAATCACAtgcaatataaatataaatggAAAAACTGTATCAATTTATAACACAGGATACAATGTTTTAAAACGTATTATATCACTGTATGTTTTTAGTACGTTTTTTATTTGTTGAAGGATTTGTTTCGTTCTGAACAGCCCAGTTTGAGAAATTGTGAATGGATCTTGGTGACATTTGGTATGCGGGTAGGTGACAGCAGTCACAAATTCATTGTCAGCAGGTTCGAGATCCACTTTTCCCGTGGTTCGACAATCGCAGCTGCACAATACTAACGGTGGTGATGTCATGTTGCAGTCAAGTGGACTTCTGCCATCGCCTTTTCATACAGCTTGCACCAGCCTTCATCAACCGTTTAGATAATAAAGTATAATTGCTACAGAGCCACAACAGCAGATGTCTGAAGGACTTCAATTAGTAGCATTCATTGGTAGTTCAACATTTAAATTTTATCCATCTGCCTTTGTACCATTTGAATATGGAATCTTTTCTCAATTAGAACTAGGGACTAAGATACAGCTTTGCAATATCTGCCCCGTGTCCGTCTAGACTATGTCAGACGGTGATGTCAGTGGACGAAGAAAGTGCCAACGGCCAATCAACGAGGTAGGTCTTATAACTGTTACTAACTGTGCTTTGGTTTGTAATTGTACTTTGACTcaatttacaaacaaaaatccCAAAGCAGACATGAGAGCCATATGGAAGAAGTCGGACCTTACCATGAGGATAGTGATGAAAACGTGTTGAATGTGTACACTAATCTTTAAAATAAAAACTCTGATGTTGCGTCATCAGCGAGTTAGAAAAAGGTTGATGTGAAAACATGTGCATACGCTGTAGCATATGTATACACAAGTAGACACCATTGGGACTGTTATAACCCTTCCAGCCAATTTCCGCCTGATATATGCAATTACATTTGGCTGTAACCTTTTCAGTTCTGACCCCTGTCTACCCGCACGAACATCCTGAAGGACTCTTGATTCCCCCACAATGCCCTCATGATTGATGGGGTGTCAGTCACCTCACATTCCCTGCATCGATCAGAACAACAGTTGCCGGCAATTGGGATTAATAACTTCTTGGGGTATCTTGCTTAATTAGTTGACGTGCAATTAGTCAGAGCTTGTGCTGTAGTCCTATCAATTAATAGATTAATTCTAGCGTTTAGATTTACATCGTGCTATTATCTACATCGATCAGCATCGTTATCTTTGTGTAGATCACTGTCGTGACCCCCAGAGGGTATCGGCAGCTTTCACGTGACATTAACGATAAATGGACGACGCCCCGGAGAAACATCAGCTAAAACACACGCTGGTATCAGTAAATGAGGGGGAAGTCATGTGGTCTCTGCCTCAGCAAGCTCCACATGTACCTTCTGTAGAACATAATGATGACCTACTATCGTCTGTGTTCAGCCCTCCCCTCTGCGCCTTTAGCACTCCCTCTGATGTAGTTTTAGTGACGGATAGCCTCCAGTTACATCCTGCTGGTAATTTGACTTGACGTGCATGAAATAAGCTCTTCTCAAACAACGATAAAATAACCCACCCGGGCAGCAAGACAACTGCCAAAAGTTCAAAGGAGAGGTCAAGTAAGCGAAGGTGATAAAGGAGTCGATTCGAGAACTTCAGAATGAGTCACATACCGTACGTAGGGTAATGAAAAATTTTCCTAAGCATGTCGCAGTCTAGTTGTTCATTTGGCTCTATCTGTGCACAGCGTGAGGAATTGTGTAGCTCATCAAAGATAGGAAAGCTCAGAAGATTGGAACATGCGTCACATCTACGTCAGGTGCTTGGAGATAAAAGTAATCTAAACTCAATTGGTATGCTGCTTGCTATTCCAAGAGCCATATAGCACACCGTGATAAAAGTGTTCAAACAGGCTCTTATCAACAGCAATTCTTTGAAAACCGTTTAAGGACTCTTTGCTGGTTTAGTTTACGGTCCACTTATTATCCAAACCTTGGTTCTTCAATCTAGATATCCCAGTATCATGGGCTGTTAAAATGCATTGCGGTGTCGGATACTTTTAACATCAGGATCTAGTAATATCTGCTACCCAGGACAGCAAGAAATGTTGAAAGATAAGCTGTGATAGGTTTTGATGACCAGAGCATTGCTGATACAGCCTGAGCTATCGTTTGTAAGATTAGACACCATTCGTTTTGAGATGAGAAAACCCTATTGCTCTGAGTGTGTATATCCtggtaaaaaataaaaatgaaataactATACACTTATACATACTTAGCTTTCTGGTACGAGGCAATGTCATACGATTTCGTTTTGCTTTATTTGAATATTTGGATTTTGGCACCATCAAAGTGTTGCCTGATTCAGTGTTCTGAAAAGAGGTCATATACAGGTAAAACACGAGTTACGCAAGCCATGCGTCACAGAATTTATAAACATGCCTGGAACTTCCAGGCTGGAAGGCAGTTATGGATACATTTCTTGTGAACCCATGAATAAATGTGCACCCTGTTTCACAGACGCTATATCAAATCTGGTTACCTCCTTCAGGGCAGTGTAGTGACATTTACTGTGCACTACCATTTTCTGATGTATGTTCAAGCTCCTTACGTATATAGTACGTATACGTGCGATGGAACAGTTACCAATCAGTGACAGCAAGCGCGAGACGAAACTGTAATCTTGGGCTGGAAAGTTCTGTCCTGTTCTGTACCACAAGGCATGCTCCTGGGGCCGATTGTATTCCTGGTCGTCCTTGACGACGAACTGAGAGAACTGGTGTTTTATAAACCAGACCAACTAGAAACTCAGACACGTTAAGTACAATAAGATGTTGAACCAGCCAATGCAGGTTCACTGTACCTTGTCCAACTCTTAAACATGCAAAGCTAAATGTGGATTTATATGTAATTCTGACCTCCACCTGTTTACATTCTTATAATTGTTCAGACGTTTAACACGAGTAGTATTTTCAACCTTTAGAAATAGAATGTTTAACCTCTGTATGACCAGGCTTTCTTGATTATTCTATGGTTGTAAATTACGTCTACTCGTATAATGATTTTAGATACTTGAAAGTTTTATTATTTGTAGTCCAATCAATCAGCTTATAACTTTATATGTGTTACCTCGTACGGAAGGGGCATGCAATTAAGTCGAAAGGCAGCGAAAAAGTAACAAGAAACCATTCATTTAACGATCACACTGCCACCTCGGTGCGACAAAAATAGGATTTGTGTATACTTTTGATTTCATAAATTTTGTAATATcatgatgcaaaatgtaaaagtacacGTGAAAATATAACTAACACACACAAGAAAAATCAGTAGCCCTATAGGCCTAGTAGGATGGGGTATATGGAGATACAAATTAGCCACGTTCAGGCTTCCCGGACCCTTACGTCATCACCACCTGCTGTCGTCTGCATGTCTGATGAACGTGACCTGCCTGTACCATCCGAAGGTCAGTCCTGCTAGTCTGTGAGATGAATATTACTGCAGCTTCGGGCGGTGATTGTCTACTGGTgacttacagaaaacattccaACCCTTACCTCTAACGTTTGGTAGATTTATGGCGATATCTATTTGCCTGGATATCCTTATGGGCGCTTTCAGAGGCGGGAGGTGGTTTTAAATCAGAGGAATGTGTCTTATGGGATATAGTTGTTACTACCTTTAACGAAGATAAATGCTCATTTCATATTATCTATCCCATTCAATTAGACTTGCAGCCCAAATAGATAGAGGGTGGCGACGATTCTTTAGGGAAGTGTAAAATAAGGTAGTCTTTAACTACCGTAAAAACACATAGCATAAAAGTGCAGATTTATTGCGCTGCCTGGCTTGTTAGTCCTATTTGGGCAGGGTTCCATGCTCAGAAGTCCAAGGAATGGGACATCCATCCATTAATCAGTTCTTTTGCGTCTTTGCCCGGGCGCTCTGATGTAGAAACATTGCGGACCTGTTTGGCATGGAAACACCACCCCGTGAATCCCTAGACGTGACTGGAGACTGTAAATATTTTAACCAGGAAAATCCGAAGGTATCATTCTGGGACTTTCACGCCCACGAGAATCTCCTGACTAATGCTCTGTGAATGTTCTAATGCAGCCGCCGCTGCTCAAGAGGAACGGCCAAACTGTTGCGCCTCCGGCTGGCGTTTTGGCGCCCCTTTGACTTCTACATTCACGGAGTACATGTAATGCCGAATCTCTTCACATTCCGACTGATCCTGACTCAGTTGGATAAAAAAACTTCCTCCTAAGTAATGTCTGAGGTAAGCCTCGGCCATATCTAACCTCCCCACCAAATGACCAAATACCCTCGAATAACACTAAGTACCATCTGCCCACCTGCCAGGCAGGCTGGAATATTCGCACTACACATCACTACTAGCGGTCATGACCCCATAAATTTGGAAAATGGCGATTGCTCCATTACCGCTGATTGCAGCGTCACCGCAGACATAAATTTGTCGAAAAGTTGAATAAATCTTTGTCACTACGTCTCCTTTGTGACGTTGTCAAACTGACATATTTTGATCTCTCAGTTGGATTTCAGATTAATGAGCCATTCTAACATCTCAAACTGGGTACATATACATTCGGTATATTTCTACGGAGTTTATCTTGGAAATGATATGACCATTACTTTGTTTCAATTATTTACTTGTTTACAAAtgcagtagaagctgtttaattgcacacttcATTTtccagcatatttcgtgcaattagccgggtggtgcaacaaagtgaagttatccagctgcaccgaaccaccacgggattttgggattccgcgCAATTAAAAGGAGTGTGCGATAAGCCGCTGTGcagttaactggcttctactgtgtatattttttcttatatttcAACCGGAAAGGCAAACCATGAAGCCGCAACCCCTGTCCTTGGCCTTGGCCACATTATTGAGATCCTCCCCTGAAAGGCAGTCTGTTATGATCATTGCACCGGCGATGGCACATTACAGGTTTCTGAATTACAACAGGCATTTATTCTGATTCAGTCCATTCATATTGATTTAGTCTTGCATATTCTGCACGTTTATTGATTTGCAATAAAAAGTAAGGCTTAGACTTCTGTCCCCAGAATATAGTCCCTCTTTATTGATAGAATATCTACGTCTCATCAAGCAAACTGTTTCCTCTTATTGCAAACCATTAACGTCGAATGCAACCAGTATAAATCTAGTAAACCTTATTAATGCAGATGTTTTTATTTGAACATACAAAACGCAAAGTTCTTACATTTCACTCTGAAACCTCTGCAGTCCACAGAGGAGAGGCTTTGCTCAACGAACCAGAAGTTTACCGTGAACGAGATGTTTCCGTGGTAAATATGATACACCAACTCGACTCCCAATAATAGAATTAAGAAGAGAGAACTCAGAATAATAATAGCTATTTTTAAAGACCAGTCCTCCAGCATCCCATAAGTGTTCAACTTCCCGTAACAGCAGGACGCATCTTTAAAACTGACCAGACGGTGACCACTAGCTGCTGATTGGAAATGATGGAGACTGCTTGGTGCTTTATCTTCGTTACACACATCCCAATTCAGATAACAACAGGCCATTGAGGCTTCCTTAATGAGCGTTTTGTGACAATTCTTCTATTGCAATAGCCTAAATGTGGAACATTATGCGTTAAATAATGTGCTGCGCGATACTTTTGACGCTTCCCCCAGTCCGGGCTTTTGGTGATTGACCTGAAAACTCAGTTTGTCCGGATTTAAAGGCCAGTCAAACGACTGTTAAAAAAACTTCTCAATTAATATTTCACAGAACTTATAACTTGAAGGAAAAAGTCTAACGACCGCAAGTGTGTTTTTCTAAATTTTCATAAGTCTTCAAAATCGACGAGAAAACACATATGACTTAGGAGACAGCTTCTGCTACTAACAATGACGCACTTTATAGCCACGGTCGATGAAGCAGAGCATCAATCACCATCACTCTTTTGATTAGATTTACTTGGAATTTGCAATTCCTTTCAGAACAACGTTTTCTCCCATAGAGATCTCTTTCAGCCACCTCTCCAACTCGTGCCTCGGTTATATACGTGCTTGACATGAAGGCGTTTTCCCTAAACGCTCCACTGAATCCCCAGTGTCTGCGAATTTTTATTAGACTGCGGTGCAACTTGCCACAAAAAGGATCAGGTAAATCTTTTCGTGCTCAGGAATTTTCATCTAAATGTAGCTGCCAGCTCGCCTATATGTCACAATTCACTGGAGATAGCTGATCGTGGCCTTTCTCTCCCCAAAAGCTATAGACTTCTTGTCAAGCTCATTgagaaagaaattgaaaaataatGATGAAGCTCGCGTAACACAGAGGTGAGAATGCGTCGCCCGTTGCGTGCATCGATGCCCAGCCCTTGGCATATTTAGCGCACGTATCGCGACCGACTGTCAGATGGGAAAGTCTACAGAAAAAACGCACTGTAGACTGCATACAAAGAGACGCCAAGCTACTCATTTTCCCTCCTCCTCTTCAGCGAAGGATCTGTGAGACAGGGACATCAGACGTGATGGGTAGAAACAGCGGAGAAGCAGGTATGTATTTCACAAATTTACGGCCCGCACTGTTGGAGAAATCGTTATCTGTTTTTGATCAGGGATATGTGACCTTGTAACGTAGAAGATCTATTTTGTTGTGAGGCTTCGTTGAACAATTTGAGATGGATGTTGTGGCTCCGTATCCAGAGCAAACGTTACTTTCCGTCCCTGTCAGGGGGAGCTTATCCACTCTTATTAGGGAATACGTGATTAGTTTAATGACGCTTATTACAGGGAATAATTGACAGCTCGCAAAAAACATGCACATGGAAAATCTGTTATGTCAGTGCGAGATGCATGCTCAgtgatacgtcaatgaaggttacaGAAAATTATAGGAATTAAACGAGCTACACTCTGACAGGTTGGTACAAGTGATGTACACCATGGGAAGCTTTTCTTCGAAATGCAGATTCTTCCACGAAAACGCAACCGCCACCCACACTATTTTTGGACATATTGTATCAAGGAAATTTTCTCGAGGGAGACATATTTCAAATAAACGCTCTTATAGAATCGCGTCTGGCAAGATTTAATAAGCTAGTTCAATCACAATTTTCTGTCATATTGCTCATCGCCCGTCCCTGTGAAACAAAGTCATTCGTTTTGCCTCAGAAAATATAGCAGCTGCCCTGAGCCACGGTCGACTGCGGTTATTTCTCCAGGCAACGCCCTTGTCCTCACGTTTCCTCACATGTCTATCTCATACTTGCGACGTTTACAAATGTATCTCGATTACAATGGTCATTACGAGCCCGTATGTTTTGACATTACGAGTCCGTTTTGACATTACGAGTCCGTTTTGAAAGGAGCACAAATAGTAAGATCGAAAAAATGCTATACGCCAAGTGTTAAAATGAAATCAGATAGTATAGACGAATGGTTTTCCCTGTTCATTCTTGTCCGCATATGCAGAGGTAAAAACAGGCATGCGAGTTCTGATGTACTGTAGCGACTTTAAAAATGCTAGTTATCACCCCACAGCACGTACAGCTGGCGCTGAGTAGTATGGGAGCGCGCAAAAGGGCGAGAACATGAGATGAATCTTTCATTTCGTCTGCTTCGACACACGAGAAGAAAGTAAACATGTCTCCTCAGGGCTTGGTAATTGTTGTTTAAAATCGTTTATAAGAATAATAAACGGACGAAAGACTTTAAGtagacatatatacatgtatactgtatccTTCAACTATATGACTTACTCGCCATACCGATGACGAATATAGAAGACAAAAATTGAAGGCCAAGTTTGACATCATCGCACATTAACTTAAACAAGGTTGAACTGATCAATCAATCGATGTACTAAAGAGAGCCCTTGGCGAAAAACAGAGCAGTCTCATTATCGTGAGTCTCCACTTGTTAATGATGAAACATTGCCGTGGTGCACTATCTAATGAGGCTGATGTTTTTTTATCATGCATAAATCTGGCGACATTGCTGCCATTCATCGATGCATCAACCTAGTAATTGGTTAAATGATTGCTCAAAACATTCATTGTGGCTTAAGATCGGAAACAGAGGTTAACGACCTCCTGTCTTGTGAAGATAAAGCGTCTGCATACTTTATTGCTCCAAAAGATAAATGCCCGGGGTACAATGCTATCGGTCGACTCAGTGTCCACTGCCTGAGTGCACCAATCTCTCACTGTAAACTGTTACGGCGTTACAACAAGTCGGACTTGTCCAATGTAGTTTGTCACGACACCCGCGGTGACTACCGCCAAGATTTACCGTCCTGTGACCATTACACACATGACGGACCTGCCTATTGATGGTGACATTTTGAAAGTGTACCTTTTAGGGGATCTTCTAGAACGACTCAGACCACCGATGCGACTGATTACGTCCTACATCTCCGTAGTTACCTCCAGCCAGAGGCCAACTGCCCAAATTGGCTCTGCGCCGCTTCCATTCCCCCGGAGCCAGATGACCCCCGAGTCGCGCTACTGGCAGGTTATTAAAGGTGCTGTAGGTGGGAGTAGGTGTAGGGAGCAATTCCGTCAGGTGCTTATCTCAGAGTGGTGTACGTGTTCCAGAATACACGCCATGATATACGTACACCAATCTTACAATGGCGGCTACCTCACTGCGACCTGTGACAGATCGTTCAACTAATCTATTAGATGAGAGCGAACCTTTTCAAGCTTTGTAGTATATTCTGTTGCCTTTTTCGTAGTACTTTAACATTTTAAATAATAATTCAATTATTCAATTATGCatacttttgtattttgtttaattcatatacattgtaataagttagtaaaGGCAGGCCTTCTCATAAACAGAAGCTTTCCGCCTCCCTTGCGCTGTTATGTCCTTTTATAATTCTTTGTCATGTattcattgttttcttcttttaagtgcgaaacaaataaacaaatagaatcAGTTACATAAATCCAACTAAGGTCGCAGCGCCATTATCGTCTAGTGGAATGCAAGCCATAGTAACAGTGGATGAAAAAAGTGTCAACGTCATTGCCataaaatacatggaaaataaaaGATTGCCCCCATAAACTGTAGCAATTTACAATCTCATTTACACTGCAGTCATGGATTGACAGAAAGGCCAATATACAGCAAGGTAGGCTCTGTTATTAGGACTAATATCGGCATCCTTGAGAATGGACGTTTTGATGAATTGCTCATTATGTAGACCTTCCCAGCTCCTACAGCTCAACCTCTTTACCAACAAAAACGCGCAGGAAAATTCACCGCTGACCTTTCAAGACTCATCATTTCTCATGACATGGGACTTTATTAAACATTTTGATGGAAAATCAGACGAGTGTGATACCGGCGCTCTCATAATGATATTGGATGTACCGTAACCGCGTCCTTACATAACTTACCCCATGTATTTCATGCACGCATATTGTAGCACGCCCCTACCATTTGACGGGTACACAATCCAAATCTGGAGAATATTTACACGTACTTAGCGATTGCCCAAGAGAGGAGAAAAATATTAACACGCTGTTATCCTTCTCAAGTGAATGCAGAGACCGTTTTGTATTGACCTATCGCTGCACTGTCTGATCCAGACAAACAGACCGTCATTAATTACCCTGCGGTATAACCAATGGCTGAATGGTAGGGTAGAGACAAGGTAACATTTTGGCAGGGAAAAACCGTACGTCTTGCTGTTCCTGTGGCTATCTTCGCGCCTGGTTTTAAATTCAATGCAAATCCACGCCGGTAACGATCGTTATCTGTGTGTAAAATATTGTAGCTGTCTGGCCTGTTTGGTGAAAATGAGCCGCGTTGTACTTACGTTCATCTTATCGTCACACACACGCCGGCTATGCAGAATGTGATTAAATTCATCGATATCATTATTAGCAAAAAACGCACCTAGGCTATCCTTAATGAAACGAAATCCAACAAggctaaaaaaaaactatatgttCCATTAAATGACTAAGTGTTTGTGCAAAATAATatttcatgaatatttcatttttgtattttgtttatttcaaaatatttcatagtTTGATATTTACGAATCATATCATGCACACCGCACGTCTACACCTATCAACGGTGGCCAATACTGTCAATTATAACACTCTCTTTCAGTAATCGGCATCCCACCTCTGTGAATGATAATGGACTACCCGGTCAGCGGGCGGCGCTGCTTGAAACCTGCATCCCTCCGTGAACAGAACCAACCATTTGACTCTGTTTCCAGAAACGTTACGCGCCGTCCTGCCGTGGAGAGTTGGCTGAACCAGTCCTACACACCCGACATTCTGCAGGGAGGACTGAATATGACGTCCAGGCCAGATTTCCCACCTACACCATCCTCGGCGCCCTTCTACGATTTGGACTATATGAAGCCGCCGATCGACCATAAACGATATATCCTCGTTTCTATTGCGCTCATCATCATATTTGGTCTTCTGGCGTGGCTGATCATCTTGCTACTAATGAGATACCGGGATCAGCATGGAAGATGGTTTTGGAAGCCTGATTTAGGCAGACTGTTTCGCGGAAGATTGCAAGGATGCCGGAATTTTCTACGAGGCCGCTTCTCGAGGGATTCAAGCTTCAGAGGCGGCTACCCGCACGAACGTTCATTTGGCGTGGGGAATTCGAATGAAACTGCGTTTAGGGGTGGCTTCCCTCACGAGAGTACAATAGGAGATGGCTTTATTCCGGAGCCCTGTATGAGAGGAAGCTTCCCACACACACCGACGTTATCAGATACACTTCCACGGAAACCCCGCGAATCACACATACGCCTACATCGCTGTTACACGATAGCCGGGGATATACACCCTTGGACAACCGCCCAGGATTACGGGGCGCAACAGGCTTCATCAGTTAACGCCGGACGGCGATTCTCAAGAAGCAGCAGCGTCGATTCAAGGGACGGTTACCTGCGCAATGCTACCTCGCAGGCAGACCTAAGAGATGGCCCGCCCTCCCTACATCCCGCGCAACCTATCATGAGTACAGAGGAATTTGTACCGCAGTATGATCCTTCGAGAAGACCCTCAGGCAACACGAAACGCACAAAAATTCAAAGGCAATACTCCTTTTCTTACGAGCATTACGGGGAGGTTCCATTATGGCTTGCAAGCCATACATTCAACACGGAACAGATCGCGGTGCATAATTACGGGCAGCCCCCACCGAGCCCACCGGACGACACGCCAACCATGGACGCCAGGTATGACGTTATGTACGAGCAGTACGGCTCAGACGAGCCGCCCGGCGGACTGGAAGCGCACCAATTAGACACGGCTATGGTGATAACTACGGCAGATCCTCTGACCATGAGCCCCGAGCAGGCACCTGTGCTGACGTCCGCGGGGACGGATGCATCAAACATGCTGAAGCAGAACTGCACCGTGTGGATGCAAACCGAGCATCGCAGACCAGATCGGATATCTCCTGTAAGACAGTCATCAACAGCCTCAATAGAAACGACTGTCTGATCCACTACCTGATACCtattcacattttgaaaaatattgatagCTTGGAGAGGGTGTATTACTAGATGGTAGATCCCCAAAATGGCGAGAGCTTGTATCTCCTTGGACCATTCCCTTACTGATAattcttattcatttattctacGTATTGCCTGCTTGAATTATTTAGGGTGACAACGTCTTGGAAAGCGGTTTGCCTTACTCTGAATATGTTTTCCATCAGAGGTTGTTGGCATCAATAGCTATTTGAATCCATTACATTCTGAAAAATATAATATTCATGGGAAGAAGGAAGTGCAAATTGTGACAATGCGTGTGTGATTGTATGTCTGAATAGATTCACCTACTTACAGCATAGAAGTCAAGGACAGTAGTCAAGTGTAATTCATGTTTGTACCAAAGAGTAGTTTTCTACAGGTGTTGGTACCACATTTGTCATGATTTGTTAAGTATTAATCAG
Proteins encoded in this window:
- the LOC118421695 gene encoding uncharacterized protein LOC118421695, with the translated sequence MIMDYPVSGRRCLKPASLREQNQPFDSVSRNVTRRPAVESWLNQSYTPDILQGGLNMTSRPDFPPTPSSAPFYDLDYMKPPIDHKRYILVSIALIIIFGLLAWLIILLLMRYRDQHGRWFWKPDLGRLFRGRLQGCRNFLRGRFSRDSSFRGGYPHERSFGVGNSNETAFRGGFPHESTIGDGFIPEPCMRGSFPHTPTLSDTLPRKPRESHIRLHRCYTIAGDIHPWTTAQDYGAQQASSVNAGRRFSRSSSVDSRDGYLRNATSQADLRDGPPSLHPAQPIMSTEEFVPQYDPSRRPSGNTKRTKIQRQYSFSYEHYGEVPLWLASHTFNTEQIAVHNYGQPPPSPPDDTPTMDARYDVMYEQYGSDEPPGGLEAHQLDTAMVITTADPLTMSPEQAPVLTSAGTDASNMLKQNCTVWMQTEHRRPDRISPVRQSSTASIETTV